The Gemmatimonadota bacterium sequence TCCGGCCCGCGCTCGGGTTCCAGGCCCAGGTGCGGCCCCAGGTCCAGAACCGGCATGGCGAACCCCCGCAGCGGCAGCATGCCCAGCACGTAGGACGGCAGTCCGGGGACCGGCTGCGGATCATCGTACGGCCAGATCCTGTCGACGTCGTCGGACTCGAACGCGAACTGGTGCGCTCCTATCCGGAAGCGGACCAGCGACAGCGCGTCGGCGGCGCCATCGACGCCGGGCACCGGCGCCTGGCCGCCCTCGCGCACCGGCGCGGCGAACAGGCGTTCGAGGTCCAGGCGCGTCACCACGCGGCCGTCCTCGGTCCACGCCTCGACGTCTTCCTCATCCTCTCGCTCCGCGACGCCGCGCACGGTCTCGACCAGCAACGCGTACACGGTCGACCCCCGGTCCAGTATCAGCGCCACCCCCGGCCCAGGGATCGCCTTCAGCTCCAGCGCCCGCCCGAGGTCGATGACCGGGAGCCACGATTCTCGATGCTCGATCACGCCGCGGACGCGCTCCGGCATGCCGGGCATGGCGTCCACCACGGGCTCGTCCACGGCCTCGGTCACGGCGTCCGACGGAATGGCCCAGGTCTCCCCTCCGGCCACGACGAGCAGGTAGCGCGTCACCGGCGCCCTCGGCGGCTCCGAGCGCGCGGCCGCGGCCGCTCCGCCACGGCCTCGGCAAGAGCGTCGGCCATCCCGTGCAGTGGAGCGACGCGAGCCGCGTACGGCGCCGCCGCCGCCGGCATGCCGAAGATCACGGACGTATCGCGATCCTGCGCCAGCGTGCCGCCGCCCACCTCGCGGATTGCTCGCAGCCCCTCCGCGCCGTCCCGCCCCATCCCCGTCAGCACGGCGCCCACGGCGCGAGGCCCGGCGTGACGCGCCAGCGACGCCAGCAGGATGTCCCCCGAGGGCCGCACGCCGTGCACGGGCGGGCTGTCCACGAGCCGCTGGATCCAGTGTTCCCCGTCGCGGCCGATCTCCAGGTGGGTCCCACCCGGTGCCAGGTAGGCGCAGCCGGCCGCCACCGGCTCGCCGTGCGCCGCCTCGCGCACGGGAAGCCGCGCGACGCCGTCCAGGCGCTCCGCCAGCGACGCCGTGAAGCGCGGCGGCATGTGCTGCGCGATGAGCACCGCGGCGGGCAGGGTGGGTGACAGACCGGGCACCAGCTCCATGAGCGCGCGCGGCCCCCCGGTGGAGGCCACGATGCCCACCACCGCCGGCGCCGGCGCCGATTCGGTGCGCGACGCCCGGCGGCGTCGGCGAGGCGGCACCGGCGGGCGAAACCGCAGGTTCGTGATCCGGGCCATGGCGGCCGCGCGAAGCGCCCTCAGGAGGCGTTCCGCGAACGGCGCCTCGTCCTCCAGGGTAGCCGGCTTCGCGACGATCTCGGCGGCGCCGTAGTCGAGCGCCCTCAGCACCTCCTCCCCGCGCGCATCCAGCGCGGACACGACGACGACCGGCCGCGGGGCCTCGCTCATGATGTACCCCAGCGCGTCGAGGCCGTCGAGGTCGGGCATGCGCAGGTCGAGCGCTACGATCGCGGGGTCGGTCTCGTGCACCTGCCGGATCGCCTCGTACCCGGTCGCCGCCTCTCCGACCACGGAGAATTCCTGTGACCGCTCGACGACGTCGCGCACGAAGGAGCGCATCATCACGCTGTCGTCCACGACCAGAACTCCGGGCGGGCCGGTCACGGGCGCCGCCTGTACACGCGCAGCGGGACGGAAACCGTGTCGTAGAGGGTCGCCGAAGCCCCTACCAGGCTCTCGGCGCGGCCCAGCACGAGGAACCCACCGGGCACGAGCGCCTGGTGCAGCCTCTCCAGAATGGCCGCCTGGGACTCGGAATCGAAGTACATGATGACGTTGCGGCAGCAGATCAGGTGCTGACCGCGGGGATACCGGCCCGCGAGCAGATCCAGGTGCCAGAAAGCCGCCTTTCGCCTGATGCGATCCACCGGTCTGTGGGGCGGGCCGCCCGCCTCGAACCAGCGAGCTCGGTCTTCGTCCGTGGTCTCCGCGAGCCCCAGGTCCGCGTACGCCGCGGCGCGCGCCGCGTCCAGCGCGTCGGGGTCGATGTCCGTCGCTACGAGGCGAAAGCGGCGGGAGCCGGAGCCGGGTCGGAGCCGGTCGAACTCGTCCAGGAGCATCGCCAGCGTGTACGCCTCCTCGCCGGCCGCGCAGCCCGCGCTCCAGAGGTTCAGAAACGCGTCGGGGCGCGCGACGAGCTCCGGCAGCACCCGCTCGGCCATGTGGCGCCAGACGTCGCGGTTCCGGAAGAACCTGCTGACGTTGATCGTGACCGCGGCGAGCAGGCGCTCGTACTCCGCGGGGTCCGCGTGGAGGACGCCAGCGTACTCCTGGTAGCTGGCGGCCCCGGTGGCCCGCATGCGCACCGCCACTCTGCGCCGAAAACAGGCCTCCTTGTAGCGCGACAGCGAGAGCCCGGTGGCCAGGTCTATCTGGCGCGTGAGCGCATCCAGTTCCGCCGCCTGCTCCGGCGAGAGCGTGCCGGACGCCAGCGGAAGCAGAGCGGCCGACCCATCGATCGCGCTCTCGATCGAAGCGGGCGCGTCACTCCGCATTCCCAACGACCGCCAGATTCTTGCGGACCACCTCGTTGCGCGGATTCAGGTCCAACGCCCTACGCCAGCAACGGATCGCGTCTTCCCGCTCGCCGCGCTTGAGGTGCAGATTGCCCATGCGGGCGAACACGTCGTCTCCCAGGTCGGGGGCGGACGTGGTGGCCTTGCGGTACTGGTCCATCGCGTCGTCGTGGAGGCCCCGGCGATAGGCGATGTCGCCCAGGTTCTTGTAGGTCTGGGGCAACTGCCGATCCGCGTCCAGCGCGCGCAGGTACAGGCGCTCGGCCTCGTCCAGGTCGGCCTGGCGTTCCGCGATGGCTCCCGCCAGCAGTAGCAGCGGGGCGGACTCCGGAAAGGCACGCAGGCCCGCTTCCATTGTCGCGCGCGCCTCGTCCAGGCGTCCGGTCACCGCCGCGAGCAGGCCGGCCAGGTGAAAGAACGGCGCCGAGGGGGGTCGGTCGCCCAACCTGCGCCGGTACTCGACGAGGTGTTCGCCGGCGCCGCCCCAGTCGCCCCGCTCGGCGAGGATCGCCGCCCTGTGGAGCGATACGATCTCCGAATCGGGCGCCAATGACTCCGCCTCGTCCAGAACCAGCAGCGCGTCGGCGGCGCGCTCGAGCATGCGCAGCCCGTAGGCGAGCGATACGAACGCGCCGTGCTGGGGGCCCTGTTCTTCCAGGACGGCCTTGAGCCGCTGGACCGCGTCGCGTGGCCGGCCTCGCTGCAGTGCGATCCTGGCCAGGTAGGAACGCGCGGCGGAGTCCTTGGGCCTGATCTCGAGCACGCGCCGGAACTCCGCCTCGGCCTCCTCGAGCATGCCCGTCGAGTAGAACGCCGTGCCCAGGTTCAGCCGCTCGCTGAAGTCCGCTTCCCGCTCGGCGCTGGCGCCCTGCGCGCGCTGGCCCACCCGCTGCGCGAACCCCGCCTGAATCAGTCCGTAGAGGGCCTTGCCGGCGTCGAACTCCGCCAGGCCGCTGCGATCGGCGATCTCCGCGACGGTCGTCGCTCCATCCACGAGCGGCAGGATCCTCTCCTGCTCCGGCGTCAGCGCCAATCCCGCGTCGTGCAGCCGGTCGTGGTCCAGATCGAAGACGTCCTCCAGAGAAGGGATCTTCTTGGCGATGACGCTCCACTCGTCCACCCTGCGGGCGCCCTCCAGGAGCAGGCTTTCCGGGTTGATCGACACCAGGAACTCGGTCTCGCCCGGACGTTGATCCACCTCGAAAAAGAAACCCCCCTGAGACCACGTGAACAGGAAGTAAACCGCCTCTTCGATCTGCGCCCGGACGCGCTCCCGCAGCGCCTCCTCGTCGAGCCACCCGCGCGCGAGCAGGATCTGCCCCAGGCGGCGCTCGGGGGATCGGCCCTGCTCCTGCAACGCTTCGGCGAGCTGTTCGGCCGACACCACGCCCTCGGCCACCAGGAGGTCGCCCAGCCGGTCGCGCCGGTTCACCACGCTGGCGAACGTGATGCGGCCCCCGTCGAAGTAGATGCGGCCGAAGCGCTCGCGGTCGGTGATGGACAGGCAGCCCGACTTCATCCCCATCGCCAGCAGCTGGCACACGTCCGCCAGGCTCGCCTCTCGGAGGCTCCCCTTGATTGCCATCAGGCGGCTCCGGTGGCCGGAGAGAGCCTCATCGGTCCCCCTCCGTCAGCCACTGGGCCACGTAGGGCCAGCGCCACACGACCTTGTCGCGCGCCAAGAAGAAGGCGTCCTCGTGCCCTCCGGCTCCGTCGGCCCCGCTCGACAGCGACGCCGCCGGCTCCCGCTGCGGGGGGGGCGGCTCCGCCGGTGCCGCGGCGGCGTCCCCTCCCGGGCCCTCGGCTTCTTCGGCCCCGCCGCCGGCCCTGTCCTCCAGCCCGACCACGAGGCCGGCCGCCAGACGGGAGCGCAGGCGGTCCTCCAACCCCGCTATCTGCGCCGGCGGTACGGTCCCGGTGAACGCCAACTGCGCGCCGCTCCTGAGCAGCGCGTCGAACAGGTGGAACAACTCCTCCTGGGCGCGTTCGGTATCGGCCAAGATGTCCACGTCCTCGAGCAACAGTGCGCCGGCGCCGCGGAAGCGCGCTCGCCACTCCTCGACCTGGTTGCGCTCGAGGGCCTGGATCAGCTCATCCGCGAACGCCTTGCCCGACATGAACGCCACCGGCCGGTCCGGATTGCGCTCGGCGATGCGGTTCCCCAGTGCGCCGAGCAGCGCGGACCGAACCGGCGAGGCGTGGCCGTGGACGTACAGCGGGTTGTAGCGCGAGCCGGGTTGTTCTGCCGCCGCGCGGGCGGCGCGCAGAGCCAGGCTGCCGTCATCCAGCTCTACGCGCGCGAATTGATACTCCGACGGGGGGGCGGGCAGCGGTTGACGCCGCTGCCGCACGGCCGCGAGCATGGCCTCGGCGTCGCCGATCCGGTCCGGATCGCGCAGCACACCCCAGTGCAGCTCGGGTGCGCCCGGATCCACCGAACGGATCTGGGCGTCGATTTCCCGCAACCGATCCACGTCGGCCTCGAAGGCGCGCACCGCTTCCTCCACTTCGGACGGGCCGTGCGATCCGTGCAGGAGGGCCTCCAGCCGGCTGGTGCGGTAGCCGTCCGCCTCCCACCTCATGACCGCCCCCGCGAGCTGTTGATCCTCGGCGGAGCGGGACACGACCGTGTCCATCGCGAGCGACACGTCGGCCACGAAGTCGCCGAACTCCGACTCCCCCTTCGGCTCGGGACCCACGCCCACGAGGCGCCCCGCTTCATCCGTCCCAACGACGCGTTCCTCGAGTTCCTGAATGGCGAGCACCCGGTTCAAGGCGCCCTGGAGCTCGCGCACGTTGGAGAAGGTCGAGCGTGCCAGCAGCTCGGCGACACCGTCGGCCAGTTCCTGGGCCTGCTCCTCGGCCTTGCGGCGCACGATGGCGACCCTGGTCTCCAGGTCGGGGGCACCGATGTCCACTATGAGGCCGCCCGAAAAACGCGACAGGAGCCTGTCGTCCAACCCGTCGATCTCCTGCGGCGGCCGGTCGCTGGTCAACACGACCTGTCCCCCGCGGGCCGACATGGCGTCCCACACGCGGATCAACTCCTCCTGCGTCCTGCGTTTCCCGGCCAGGAACTGCACGTCGTCCAGGATGAGCAGACCCACGTCCTGGAAACGGGCGCGGAACGCGTCGCGGTCTCCGGCCTCGATGGCCTCCATCGCCCGATCCATGAAGCGTTCGAGCGTGTCGTAGACGACCTTGAGCGCCGGGTGGTCCAAGCCGGCCTGGTGGCCGATCGAGGTCACGAGGTGCGTCTTGCCGAGCCCGGAGCCGCCGTAGATGAACAGCGGGTTGTACGACGACCCGGGCGACTCCGCCACGCGCTTGGCCGCGGCCACGGAAAGACGGTTGCCGGTACCCACGACGAAATTGTCGAAGGTGAACGAGGGAACGAGGTCGACCGAGTTCACGACCCCACCCCCTGCCCCGCGGTCGGCGCCGGCACGATCGGCTGCCTATACCGGTCGGAAAGTCGCCGTAGCACGAGCTCGCTGGCCGTTCTCAGCGTTTCGAACACGCCCTCTCCGCTAATGGCCGTAGCGGCGTACTCGGGCACGCCCCGGAAGTTGAGCACGTCGCTGAGCACCTCAACCGGCAACGCGTCCGGCAGGTCGCGCTTGTTGTATTGCATCACCAGCGGCACCTCACGCACGTCCAGGCCCTCGGCGGAGAGATTCTCGTGCAGGTTACGCAGGCTGGTCACGTTCTCCGCGAGCACGCGCGGCTGCGAATCCGCGACGAACACGACCCCGTCGGCGCCTCGCAGCACCAGCTTTCGGGTCGCGTCGTAGTAGACCTGCCCGGGCACCGTGTAGAGCTGAAGCCGAGTCCGAAACCCCGAGATGGATCCCAGATCGAGGGGGAGAAAATCGAAGAACAGGGTGCGGTCGGTCTCCGTGGCGAGGGACATCATTTCGCCCGTGCGGCCGCGCGGCAGCCGGCCGTGCACGTGCTGAAGATTGGTCGTCTTGCCGGATCGCCCTGGCCCGTAGTAGACGATCTTGCAGGTGATCTCGCGGGTGGAGTAGTTGACCAGCGACATCGGCTATCCGCGCTCTCCCATCACCCGTCGAACCCCGGCCTCCAACTCGTGCTCGAAGCGGCTCGCGTCCCGCACGGAGCTGGCCCCGCCGAGCTCCCGGATCTCCCGGAGCTGGTCGCCGAGCCGGTCGCTGAACAGCCGCACTATCCCCAGCGATGTCGCCCTGTCGAAGATGGCTACGAGGATCAAGTCGGAGCCTCCAACTTCGTGCGGCGCCAGCAGCATCTGCTGGGTTCGTCCCTGGTTGTGCAGGTGAGTCCACCTGCGTACGCCCGTCATGTCCGCGAGGGCACCCGCTGCGGCGTGGGCGGCCGCCGCCAGCGAAGCCACGTTAGTAACCTCGTAGCCGCGGCTGAATCCCTGCTGGGCGAGAAGCTGGCCGCTGGCGTTCACGAGCACGGCCGTGCGCACCCTGCTCTCGCGCACGAACTCGCGGAGGGGCGCGCGCAGCCGCTCGACGAGGACAGCCAGCTCCTCCTGCGTTCTCACGCGAGCGCCTCTACCGCGCGGCTCGCCTCCACGCTCAACGATGCCAGCTGCGCGTCGGGAGCGGCCAGCGCGACGATGAGCATCTCCCCGGCCCCCGCGACGTGCAGGTAACCGCCGCTGGCGGCCAACTGCAGCGTGCGCAATCGCCCGGCGCCGGCGAGGTCGCTGCCGCGCGCGGTGCGCCGGAACAGCTCCGCCGCGAGCGCCGCAGTGGCGTTCCCGTCTACGTCGGAGTCGACCTCCATGACTACCGGCACGCCCATGTCGGCGTCGACCAGCAGGGCGGCGCGCACGCCGTCTACCCTGAGCAGCCGCTCCAGCGCGCGTTCGTATGCCTCAACCACGGTCTTCTCCCAGGAACGCGCGCGCGATCTCGGACGCCGCGCCCGCGGTGTGCAGCACCCAGCCGGTCGGCGCGACGCCGTCGGCGGTTATCAGGACGGCGTGCCGCTTCCCCACAGGACCCAGGTGGGCGGCCGCGTCGTCGGTCTGCATGTGAACCCCCCGCCAGGCGCCCAGACCCAGCAACTCGGCCGTCCGCTCGGCCTCGCCGGCGGCCCCCCGCAACGCCGCCCCGGCGGCGTCCGACTCCACGGCGGGAGTTCCGAGTCGACCGCCTATGACGAAGCCGGCGCCGTCGACCAGGAGCGCGCCGCGAAACGGGCCGTTTCCGGCCAGCTCCTCGAACAGTCGCCCGGGATCACGCGCGCTTGGCGCCGCGCTCGCGGGGGAGTCTCCCTGGCCGGCGGGCGCTGGCGTGGGGGTCGGGGTCGACCGCGTGTCGGCGACCGGGCCGGGTGGGGGCGCGGGGGCCGGCGGACGCGACGCCTCGCTTGCGGCCGCCTGGTGCCCCAGGAGCGGCCCGGAGGGCGCCGCCTGCGCTGTCTTGCGCGCCACCAACTCGAGCGCCTCCCGCGTGAGCGCGTCGGCCGGGCGACGAGCGGCCGCGCGCTCCAGGTATGCGGTGGCCCCGAGCAGGTCGCCACGCTCCAGGCGCACGAAGCCCATGCCCCGGTTCGCTTCGAAGTGCGCGGGGTCCAGCCGCAGCACGACCCCCCACTCGTCGAAGGCCTTCTCGCGTTCCCCTCGCTCGAGATGGAGCCGCGCCAGGAGCGCGTGTGCGCCGGCGTGGTCGGGCCGCCGCTCCAGGCCACGCAGACACACGCGCAGCGCGCCGTCCAGGTTCCCCTGCCGCCGGTACGCGTCGGCCAGGTTCACGAACGTCGGCGCACCCGGATCGCGGGCGACCTCCAGGCTCCACCGCTGCACGTCAGCGGGCGCGGGCTTCGTCATCGTCCTCCTTGGGATGAATCGGCAGTGGACATCGTGAGGCGTTCGCGCTCCGGGGGATAGGGGCCGTCTCGCAGCACCGAGCTCAGCGCCCGAAGCGCTTCGGTGCCGCGCAACGCGAGCGGCGCCCGCTCGTCGCCGTGCCCGAGCGCCAGAAACCACTCCCAGGCCTCTCCGGCCCGCTGGAGATCCCCGATCCGGGCCGCCGTGAAGCCCAGCTGAAAATGCGCATCCGCCGATGTCGGCTCCAACCCGACGGCCTGCGCGAACGCCTCGGTGGCCGCGCGCATGCGCCCCTGGGCTGCGAGCGCCCTGCCCACAAGCAGGACCGGCTCGAACCGCCCGGGGTGACCCGCCGCGGCCGCCTGGGCCTCGCGCTCCGCTCCGCGCCAGTCCCCAGCCGCCAGCATCGTCTCCGCCGACGCCAGCGCTGCCTCGAGTTGCTCGGCGCCGGGCTCCGCCTGCGCGTGTTGGATCTCGACCACCCCCGTCGCGA is a genomic window containing:
- a CDS encoding DnaA/Hda family protein, with amino-acid sequence MNSVDLVPSFTFDNFVVGTGNRLSVAAAKRVAESPGSSYNPLFIYGGSGLGKTHLVTSIGHQAGLDHPALKVVYDTLERFMDRAMEAIEAGDRDAFRARFQDVGLLILDDVQFLAGKRRTQEELIRVWDAMSARGGQVVLTSDRPPQEIDGLDDRLLSRFSGGLIVDIGAPDLETRVAIVRRKAEEQAQELADGVAELLARSTFSNVRELQGALNRVLAIQELEERVVGTDEAGRLVGVGPEPKGESEFGDFVADVSLAMDTVVSRSAEDQQLAGAVMRWEADGYRTSRLEALLHGSHGPSEVEEAVRAFEADVDRLREIDAQIRSVDPGAPELHWGVLRDPDRIGDAEAMLAAVRQRRQPLPAPPSEYQFARVELDDGSLALRAARAAAEQPGSRYNPLYVHGHASPVRSALLGALGNRIAERNPDRPVAFMSGKAFADELIQALERNQVEEWRARFRGAGALLLEDVDILADTERAQEELFHLFDALLRSGAQLAFTGTVPPAQIAGLEDRLRSRLAAGLVVGLEDRAGGGAEEAEGPGGDAAAAPAEPPPPQREPAASLSSGADGAGGHEDAFFLARDKVVWRWPYVAQWLTEGDR
- the cheB gene encoding chemotaxis-specific protein-glutamate methyltransferase CheB; the protein is MTGPPGVLVVDDSVMMRSFVRDVVERSQEFSVVGEAATGYEAIRQVHETDPAIVALDLRMPDLDGLDALGYIMSEAPRPVVVVSALDARGEEVLRALDYGAAEIVAKPATLEDEAPFAERLLRALRAAAMARITNLRFRPPVPPRRRRRASRTESAPAPAVVGIVASTGGPRALMELVPGLSPTLPAAVLIAQHMPPRFTASLAERLDGVARLPVREAAHGEPVAAGCAYLAPGGTHLEIGRDGEHWIQRLVDSPPVHGVRPSGDILLASLARHAGPRAVGAVLTGMGRDGAEGLRAIREVGGGTLAQDRDTSVIFGMPAAAAPYAARVAPLHGMADALAEAVAERPRPRARSRRGRR
- a CDS encoding roadblock/LC7 domain-containing protein, with protein sequence MVEAYERALERLLRVDGVRAALLVDADMGVPVVMEVDSDVDGNATAALAAELFRRTARGSDLAGAGRLRTLQLAASGGYLHVAGAGEMLIVALAAPDAQLASLSVEASRAVEALA
- a CDS encoding protein-glutamate O-methyltransferase CheR, with the protein product MRSDAPASIESAIDGSAALLPLASGTLSPEQAAELDALTRQIDLATGLSLSRYKEACFRRRVAVRMRATGAASYQEYAGVLHADPAEYERLLAAVTINVSRFFRNRDVWRHMAERVLPELVARPDAFLNLWSAGCAAGEEAYTLAMLLDEFDRLRPGSGSRRFRLVATDIDPDALDAARAAAYADLGLAETTDEDRARWFEAGGPPHRPVDRIRRKAAFWHLDLLAGRYPRGQHLICCRNVIMYFDSESQAAILERLHQALVPGGFLVLGRAESLVGASATLYDTVSVPLRVYRRRP
- a CDS encoding chemotaxis protein CheW, which encodes MTRYLLVVAGGETWAIPSDAVTEAVDEPVVDAMPGMPERVRGVIEHRESWLPVIDLGRALELKAIPGPGVALILDRGSTVYALLVETVRGVAEREDEEDVEAWTEDGRVVTRLDLERLFAAPVREGGQAPVPGVDGAADALSLVRFRIGAHQFAFESDDVDRIWPYDDPQPVPGLPSYVLGMLPLRGFAMPVLDLGPHLGLEPERGPDRRVLILGEEDQRVGWVVDEVVAVEAIQRSRWAPLPALFSGRSAALVSGVVSDGGAAPLLVLRASALLEPHQRGVLQGETGTR
- a CDS encoding DUF4388 domain-containing protein, whose amino-acid sequence is MAIKGSLREASLADVCQLLAMGMKSGCLSITDRERFGRIYFDGGRITFASVVNRRDRLGDLLVAEGVVSAEQLAEALQEQGRSPERRLGQILLARGWLDEEALRERVRAQIEEAVYFLFTWSQGGFFFEVDQRPGETEFLVSINPESLLLEGARRVDEWSVIAKKIPSLEDVFDLDHDRLHDAGLALTPEQERILPLVDGATTVAEIADRSGLAEFDAGKALYGLIQAGFAQRVGQRAQGASAEREADFSERLNLGTAFYSTGMLEEAEAEFRRVLEIRPKDSAARSYLARIALQRGRPRDAVQRLKAVLEEQGPQHGAFVSLAYGLRMLERAADALLVLDEAESLAPDSEIVSLHRAAILAERGDWGGAGEHLVEYRRRLGDRPPSAPFFHLAGLLAAVTGRLDEARATMEAGLRAFPESAPLLLLAGAIAERQADLDEAERLYLRALDADRQLPQTYKNLGDIAYRRGLHDDAMDQYRKATTSAPDLGDDVFARMGNLHLKRGEREDAIRCWRRALDLNPRNEVVRKNLAVVGNAE
- a CDS encoding gliding-motility protein MglA, whose translation is MSLVNYSTREITCKIVYYGPGRSGKTTNLQHVHGRLPRGRTGEMMSLATETDRTLFFDFLPLDLGSISGFRTRLQLYTVPGQVYYDATRKLVLRGADGVVFVADSQPRVLAENVTSLRNLHENLSAEGLDVREVPLVMQYNKRDLPDALPVEVLSDVLNFRGVPEYAATAISGEGVFETLRTASELVLRRLSDRYRQPIVPAPTAGQGVGS
- a CDS encoding tetratricopeptide repeat protein translates to MTKPAPADVQRWSLEVARDPGAPTFVNLADAYRRQGNLDGALRVCLRGLERRPDHAGAHALLARLHLERGEREKAFDEWGVVLRLDPAHFEANRGMGFVRLERGDLLGATAYLERAAARRPADALTREALELVARKTAQAAPSGPLLGHQAAASEASRPPAPAPPPGPVADTRSTPTPTPAPAGQGDSPASAAPSARDPGRLFEELAGNGPFRGALLVDGAGFVIGGRLGTPAVESDAAGAALRGAAGEAERTAELLGLGAWRGVHMQTDDAAAHLGPVGKRHAVLITADGVAPTGWVLHTAGAASEIARAFLGEDRG
- a CDS encoding roadblock/LC7 domain-containing protein, with product MRTQEELAVLVERLRAPLREFVRESRVRTAVLVNASGQLLAQQGFSRGYEVTNVASLAAAAHAAAGALADMTGVRRWTHLHNQGRTQQMLLAPHEVGGSDLILVAIFDRATSLGIVRLFSDRLGDQLREIRELGGASSVRDASRFEHELEAGVRRVMGERG